One Candidatus Korarchaeum sp. genomic region harbors:
- the coaW gene encoding type II pantothenate kinase gives MLIIGLDMGGTTTKGVLLSERGVMHRTLVVSSDPLAAAAGAVGKIVTDAGLSIGDISSIAVSGGRVRSLPDRLFGLPLMEVDEIEAIGRGGAFLAKLDECVVVSAGTGTAVVEVRRRDSGYYVRHLGGTGIGGGTLLGLSKLLLSRSSVESVLELAANGNSRNVDLTVGDIVGGPIGKLDAGATASNFGKVGDYNRPEDIAAALINMVGQVIGTVSLFAAKSVGLEDRIVLVGGLASYELLVEAISRPIDLFGGKLISPTEPQYATAIGASLKLLSHLTSLVRS, from the coding sequence TTGCTCATCATAGGACTGGACATGGGTGGGACCACCACGAAGGGCGTGCTCCTATCGGAGAGGGGAGTTATGCACAGGACATTGGTGGTGTCATCCGACCCCCTGGCCGCGGCAGCGGGCGCGGTTGGCAAGATAGTAACTGATGCGGGGCTCAGTATAGGGGATATATCCTCGATAGCGGTGAGCGGTGGAAGGGTCAGATCTCTACCTGATCGGCTCTTCGGACTTCCCCTGATGGAGGTGGATGAGATAGAAGCCATAGGTAGGGGTGGTGCCTTCCTGGCTAAGTTAGATGAGTGCGTAGTGGTGAGCGCAGGCACGGGCACGGCTGTAGTGGAGGTGAGGAGACGTGACTCCGGGTATTACGTAAGACACTTAGGAGGAACTGGCATCGGAGGGGGAACGCTATTGGGCTTAAGCAAACTCCTATTGAGTAGATCCTCCGTAGAGTCAGTGCTTGAGCTGGCCGCCAATGGGAACTCTAGGAACGTCGACCTCACGGTGGGGGACATCGTCGGTGGACCTATCGGTAAACTCGATGCCGGAGCTACGGCCTCTAACTTCGGGAAGGTAGGGGATTACAACAGGCCGGAGGACATCGCAGCGGCTCTTATAAACATGGTGGGTCAGGTGATAGGGACCGTCTCCTTATTCGCTGCCAAATCAGTCGGCTTAGAGGACAGGATAGTCCTGGTCGGAGGGCTAGCGTCTTACGAGTTACTGGTGGAGGCCATCAGTAGGCCAATCGATCTCTTCGGAGGTAAGCTAATCTCCCCCACTGAGCCTCAGTACGCCACAGCTATAGGCGCATCCCTTAAGCTCCTCTCACACCTCACGTCACTAGTGAGGAGCTGA
- a CDS encoding ECF transporter S component, with the protein MNLREVAISAVGGALYALVGYISWLGLTFYGVRFWPAVVIPAVFSCLYGGRVGGLSASIGIFISDIVTHGNALLSLTVGVTSNFTGFYLIGRLAGGERYSLKRYLASSTLGLTVGHLIIGFGLLLWSQYFPMPFQTSLTPLSLVTALTISFVTFAWELPFALLLVPPIVHAVRRAQR; encoded by the coding sequence ATGAACTTAAGGGAAGTGGCTATCTCAGCGGTGGGTGGAGCCCTTTACGCGTTAGTAGGTTACATCAGCTGGTTGGGACTCACTTTCTACGGTGTCAGGTTCTGGCCGGCTGTAGTGATACCTGCGGTATTCTCCTGCCTTTACGGAGGGAGGGTAGGTGGTTTATCGGCTTCCATAGGCATATTCATATCGGACATAGTCACGCACGGGAACGCTCTACTCAGCCTGACGGTAGGGGTCACATCGAACTTCACAGGCTTCTACTTGATAGGAAGACTAGCTGGAGGTGAGAGGTACTCCCTGAAGAGGTACCTAGCCTCCTCTACGCTTGGGCTCACTGTAGGTCACCTGATCATAGGCTTCGGACTGCTCCTCTGGAGTCAGTACTTCCCCATGCCCTTTCAAACGAGTTTAACACCGCTCTCCCTCGTAACTGCCCTCACGATCTCATTCGTCACATTCGCTTGGGAGCTGCCTTTCGCCCTATTACTCGTACCTCCCATAGTTCATGCTGTGAGGAGAGCGCAGAGGTGA
- a CDS encoding radical SAM protein — translation MRRKVLKITSGVPLVGSVAFGLIDRGTNVIQVRPVSSCPLSCIFCSTDAGPSSRTRQVEYVIDLRYLLAWFDRVLREKGSSGVEAHIDTVGDPFTYYGIVDLIRELRDMPEVHVISVQTHGPLLTEKLVGELERVGLDRINLSIDSLNEEKARYLTGSSWFKLRRVLEIARRIAESSIDLLIAPVWVPGLNDEDIPQLIEYALKVGAGKRWPALGIQKYEAYRGGRRPKGVRPMSWGYFYRSLMKWEEEFGVKLILRPEDFSIRKARRLSFPIRKGEVLNVKVIGEGWKVGETLAVARDRVLTVLDAPQLPPGSHVRVKVIRDKDNVLYARFIGRGV, via the coding sequence ATGAGGAGAAAGGTCCTCAAGATAACCAGCGGGGTTCCACTCGTAGGATCGGTCGCATTCGGTCTGATAGACAGGGGAACTAATGTAATACAGGTGAGACCGGTCTCCTCCTGCCCGCTGTCGTGTATCTTCTGCTCTACGGATGCAGGACCCAGTTCTAGGACCAGGCAGGTGGAGTACGTGATCGACCTGAGGTACCTCCTCGCTTGGTTCGATAGGGTTTTGAGGGAGAAGGGGTCTTCGGGCGTAGAGGCCCACATAGACACGGTAGGGGACCCCTTCACTTACTACGGTATCGTGGACCTCATCAGGGAGTTAAGGGACATGCCGGAGGTTCACGTTATCTCCGTCCAGACTCACGGACCGCTGCTCACCGAGAAGCTCGTGGGGGAGCTCGAGAGAGTTGGGTTAGATAGGATCAACCTGAGCATCGATTCGCTGAACGAGGAGAAGGCTAGGTACTTAACTGGGTCCAGTTGGTTCAAATTGAGGAGGGTGCTGGAGATCGCGAGGAGGATAGCGGAGAGCTCCATCGATCTCCTAATAGCTCCGGTCTGGGTGCCCGGATTGAACGATGAGGATATACCTCAGCTGATAGAGTACGCGCTCAAGGTAGGAGCGGGTAAGAGGTGGCCTGCCCTGGGGATCCAGAAGTACGAGGCCTATAGGGGAGGGAGAAGACCCAAGGGAGTGAGACCGATGAGCTGGGGATATTTTTACAGGAGCTTAATGAAGTGGGAGGAGGAGTTCGGTGTGAAGCTCATCTTGAGGCCTGAGGACTTCTCAATAAGGAAAGCTCGACGGCTGAGCTTCCCCATAAGGAAGGGGGAGGTCCTCAACGTTAAGGTCATCGGAGAGGGGTGGAAGGTCGGTGAGACCCTAGCCGTAGCTAGGGATAGGGTGTTGACTGTGCTAGATGCCCCTCAACTGCCCCCAGGTTCCCACGTGAGGGTCAAGGTGATAAGGGACAAGGATAACGTGCTCTATGCTAGGTTCATCGGGAGGGGTGTGTGA
- a CDS encoding nicotinamide-nucleotide adenylyltransferase — translation MLRRALVVGRFQPLHYGHLHLFRYALSKAEELVIGIGSSQFCCQPRNPLSAGERMELIVVTLRREGFPMERISITCIPDTESPEENWGLMVLDRVPKIDVAFSNDPETIRCLREVGVRVENVPFLRRDIYEATKIRELILKGDDSWKQLVPRSSLSLLIEMGFEDRVRSLGGSKDSLR, via the coding sequence ATGCTCAGGAGGGCTCTCGTAGTAGGTAGGTTCCAACCCCTTCACTACGGGCACCTTCACCTCTTCAGGTACGCTCTATCCAAGGCTGAGGAGCTCGTGATAGGTATAGGTAGCTCCCAGTTCTGTTGTCAGCCTAGGAACCCGCTATCTGCAGGCGAGAGGATGGAGCTCATAGTCGTCACGTTGAGGAGAGAGGGGTTCCCGATGGAGAGGATCTCAATAACTTGCATACCTGATACGGAATCCCCCGAGGAGAACTGGGGTCTCATGGTGCTTGATAGGGTACCCAAGATAGATGTGGCTTTCTCAAACGATCCTGAGACGATCAGATGCCTCAGGGAAGTTGGGGTCCGCGTGGAGAACGTTCCCTTCCTCAGGAGGGATATTTATGAAGCCACTAAGATAAGGGAGCTCATCCTGAAGGGAGACGATTCATGGAAGCAACTGGTCCCTAGGTCATCGCTTAGCTTATTGATTGAGATGGGTTTCGAGGATAGGGTGAGAAGCCTAGGAGGATCTAAGGACTCACTCAGATGA
- a CDS encoding metallophosphoesterase family protein has protein sequence MKLLAISDVHSSKTSLNFLKGESFDALLLAGDISNGSMDDVREVLRSLSDLGSPVFFVPGNMDPKSLLEVHELEGCLNLHGDKSYVGSYSIGGVGGGLISPFSTRIEFSEDEIESLLKAVGRVDIILAHTPPFGTLDRVRTGMKVGSRALRRYVEENSPLLCVCGHIHESSGVERIGSTLAVNPGPLSWGRYALIELGEGQVRAHLRGI, from the coding sequence ATGAAACTGCTCGCTATATCGGACGTACATTCCTCTAAGACGAGCCTGAACTTCCTTAAGGGGGAGAGTTTCGATGCCTTGCTTCTCGCTGGGGATATCTCTAACGGTAGTATGGACGATGTCAGAGAGGTTCTCAGGTCCCTGAGTGATCTCGGATCTCCCGTCTTCTTCGTCCCCGGGAACATGGATCCTAAGTCCCTTCTTGAGGTACATGAACTCGAGGGTTGCCTCAATTTACACGGAGATAAATCTTACGTGGGTAGCTACTCCATAGGTGGTGTAGGAGGAGGGCTTATATCTCCCTTCTCGACTAGGATAGAGTTCTCTGAGGATGAAATTGAGTCATTGCTCAAAGCGGTTGGAAGGGTGGACATAATACTGGCTCACACACCCCCATTCGGGACTTTGGATAGGGTGAGAACAGGTATGAAGGTGGGCTCAAGGGCCCTGAGGAGGTATGTAGAGGAGAACTCCCCACTTCTCTGCGTTTGCGGTCATATACATGAGTCGAGCGGTGTGGAAAGGATAGGGAGTACTCTGGCCGTCAACCCGGGCCCCCTCTCATGGGGGAGATACGCTCTGATAGAACTGGGGGAGGGTCAAGTTAGGGCTCACCTGAGGGGCATCTGA
- a CDS encoding isopentenyl phosphate kinase — protein MLYVKIGGSLITPKKEGRREVREEIIREISRDLNDIIGDFKIFLAHGAGPYGHDPVLKYRLHFGMSEANRRGASETMVSVSELNLAVAKIMSEEGIYVAPFPARAVFMRERGVVKCQIPQIKELMNSGFVPLTHGDLIPDTERGIYVLSADEIPLYLTGLGLRRAIYLIDLPGVLDGEGRVIPTVRREDLGSVTGIASSDATGSIRGKLERAFELAEMGIDVRIAGYRGRGDLINALTGKTGTRVLP, from the coding sequence GTGCTCTACGTGAAAATAGGTGGGTCCCTGATAACTCCGAAGAAGGAGGGGAGAAGGGAGGTAAGGGAGGAGATCATCAGGGAGATCTCAAGAGATCTAAATGATATAATTGGGGATTTCAAGATATTTCTAGCTCACGGCGCTGGCCCTTACGGACACGATCCTGTGCTGAAGTATCGGCTTCACTTTGGGATGAGTGAGGCGAACCGTAGAGGAGCTTCCGAGACCATGGTGAGCGTCAGTGAGCTTAACTTGGCTGTAGCTAAGATAATGTCAGAGGAAGGTATTTATGTAGCTCCATTTCCAGCGAGAGCTGTTTTCATGAGGGAACGTGGGGTGGTAAAGTGTCAGATACCTCAAATAAAGGAGCTCATGAATTCAGGTTTCGTGCCCCTGACCCACGGGGACCTCATTCCTGATACCGAGAGGGGGATCTACGTGTTATCCGCCGATGAGATACCGCTTTACCTGACGGGCCTCGGATTGAGGAGAGCGATCTACTTGATCGACCTACCTGGGGTCCTGGATGGGGAGGGCAGGGTCATCCCCACCGTTAGGAGGGAGGACCTGGGCAGCGTCACCGGTATCGCTAGTAGCGATGCCACCGGATCCATCAGGGGAAAGCTGGAACGGGCCTTCGAACTAGCTGAGATGGGTATAGATGTCAGGATAGCTGGTTATCGAGGAAGGGGAGATTTAATAAATGCTTTAACCGGTAAAACGGGTACGAGAGTACTCCCTTGA
- a CDS encoding PINc/VapC family ATPase, with protein MNDSVYVLSSDVLMRSLIRYEPGRSLIRGAQLIIPEEVLSKIEEEASKGDRFSVGALGEIIWLQDKQEEGYVKEVRVEEHKSKGIDALCEIAKRYSAKILTGDRITTLSLRARGFDVQYIGPEMNGLRIYDLFDDETMSVHLKEGAPPMAKKGRPGNFTLVKLSERRLEEFEVRTIAYEIIERAKMGIDAFIEVMYDDAYLVQLGDLRILVAFPPFSDGIEITAVRPLVKVTLDDYDLSDKLKRRLGERAEGILIAGPPGAGKTTFASALAEFYREKGKIVKTLESPRDLQVGPEITQYGKLAGSFENTADLLLLVRPDYVIFDEMRKTQDFKIFVDMRLAGVGMVGVVHCGFPIEAIQRFIERVDLGVLPHVVDTVIFIKDGRIEKVYSLKITVKMPTGMKDVTLARPVVLVKDFETETVEYEIYTFGEEVIVMPVAVRERAIEEETSARFRLRKRKHTVIIDLGPAMADTEVTIYSGSKEVATLITDSRGRLTLARSSPLGRKVMEAIRNDSLRLVPSEKREEDYDFSSE; from the coding sequence ATGAATGATTCAGTCTACGTCCTGAGCTCCGACGTGCTGATGAGATCCCTGATAAGGTACGAGCCAGGTCGCTCTCTGATAAGAGGGGCTCAGCTGATAATACCGGAAGAAGTGCTTTCTAAGATAGAGGAAGAAGCCTCCAAAGGGGATAGATTCAGCGTGGGAGCTTTAGGGGAGATCATCTGGCTGCAGGATAAACAGGAAGAGGGATACGTTAAGGAAGTGAGGGTAGAGGAGCACAAGAGCAAGGGCATAGATGCTCTCTGTGAGATAGCGAAGAGGTACTCTGCTAAAATCCTGACGGGTGATAGGATAACCACTCTCTCATTGCGAGCTAGGGGGTTTGATGTCCAATACATAGGTCCGGAGATGAATGGGCTTAGGATATACGATCTCTTCGATGATGAGACGATGAGCGTCCACCTCAAGGAAGGAGCTCCGCCTATGGCGAAGAAGGGCCGCCCCGGGAACTTCACGCTAGTTAAACTATCCGAAAGGAGGCTCGAGGAATTCGAGGTTAGGACGATAGCTTATGAGATAATCGAGAGAGCTAAGATGGGAATTGACGCATTCATTGAAGTGATGTACGATGATGCCTATCTAGTTCAGCTTGGAGATCTGAGGATCCTAGTGGCATTCCCTCCGTTCTCGGATGGTATAGAGATAACGGCAGTGAGACCCCTCGTCAAGGTAACGCTCGATGACTACGACCTGAGTGATAAGCTTAAGAGGAGGTTGGGCGAGAGGGCGGAGGGTATTCTGATAGCCGGCCCCCCGGGCGCTGGGAAGACCACGTTCGCGAGCGCCTTGGCAGAATTCTACAGGGAGAAGGGGAAGATAGTGAAGACTTTGGAGTCCCCGAGGGATCTCCAGGTAGGCCCAGAGATCACGCAGTATGGAAAATTAGCTGGATCTTTCGAGAACACAGCAGATTTGCTTCTTCTGGTCAGACCGGATTACGTGATATTCGATGAGATGAGGAAGACGCAGGACTTCAAGATATTCGTCGATATGAGGTTAGCAGGGGTGGGGATGGTGGGTGTCGTCCACTGCGGCTTCCCGATAGAGGCCATCCAGAGGTTCATAGAGAGGGTGGACCTAGGCGTACTACCTCACGTAGTCGATACGGTGATCTTCATAAAGGATGGGAGGATCGAGAAGGTTTACTCCCTCAAGATAACTGTGAAGATGCCCACTGGGATGAAGGACGTGACGCTGGCGAGACCCGTCGTCCTGGTCAAGGACTTCGAGACAGAGACCGTTGAGTATGAGATCTATACGTTCGGGGAGGAGGTGATAGTGATGCCGGTGGCTGTCAGGGAGAGAGCAATTGAGGAAGAGACCTCGGCTAGGTTCAGGTTGAGGAAGAGGAAGCACACCGTTATAATAGACTTGGGCCCCGCTATGGCCGATACAGAGGTAACCATATACTCAGGTAGCAAGGAGGTAGCCACTCTGATCACGGATTCAAGGGGCAGGCTGACCCTCGCTAGGAGCAGCCCGTTGGGGAGGAAGGTCATGGAGGCTATAAGGAACGACAGTCTTAGGCTAGTTCCAAGCGAGAAGAGGGAGGAAGATTACGACTTCTCATCTGAGTGA
- a CDS encoding tRNA pseudouridine(54/55) synthase Pus10, with translation MTPLDIIAGEALCGFCESSLRGGEVEELFSIIMELFESDEPKIRQECSLCGGIIMKKLGGMLREALRKLNEIEVESLKTSVILPVDVMEKEDRIRAKYNPPRMRSIKLTLVKSLDRVMEMLSGKPISEEASASLLFDFRRGVVQVRSAPIFIFGRYRKLERGISQSRRRCAECGGRGCERCGWRGKVAQGSVEGIVGEVMREFFLADDYVLHGAGREDVDARMLGSGRPFVMEIINPKRRLVDLSELEREINGRARGMIEVSGLRFSSRDEVRALKESSPRVRKLYRALVEVEGEVSEEDLRRIKEGLEGTTVRQRTPTRVLWRRSDTIRLKKVYEINFNRINDKKFELYILCDGGLYIKELISGDLGRTSPSVTELLGKKSFCSELDVLEVMVSVNER, from the coding sequence ATGACCCCCTTAGATATCATCGCGGGGGAAGCCCTGTGTGGGTTCTGCGAGAGCAGTTTGAGAGGAGGAGAGGTGGAGGAACTCTTTAGTATCATAATGGAATTATTTGAATCGGATGAACCTAAGATTAGACAGGAATGTTCTCTCTGTGGCGGCATCATCATGAAAAAGCTCGGTGGCATGCTGCGAGAAGCTCTGAGGAAGTTGAACGAGATCGAGGTAGAATCCCTGAAGACCAGCGTCATCTTACCGGTCGATGTGATGGAGAAGGAGGATAGGATAAGAGCGAAGTATAACCCCCCTAGGATGCGTTCTATCAAGCTCACCTTAGTGAAATCGCTCGATAGGGTCATGGAAATGCTCTCTGGAAAGCCTATAAGTGAGGAAGCATCGGCTTCGCTGCTCTTTGACTTCAGGAGGGGTGTCGTTCAGGTTAGATCAGCACCCATATTCATCTTCGGCAGGTACAGGAAACTCGAGAGGGGGATCTCGCAGTCGAGGAGGAGGTGTGCTGAGTGCGGGGGAAGGGGTTGTGAGAGGTGCGGATGGAGGGGTAAGGTAGCTCAGGGAAGCGTGGAGGGTATAGTGGGGGAGGTCATGAGGGAGTTCTTCCTGGCCGATGACTACGTGCTCCACGGTGCCGGTAGGGAGGACGTGGACGCCAGGATGCTCGGGAGCGGAAGGCCATTCGTTATGGAAATCATTAACCCTAAGAGGAGACTCGTGGACCTAAGTGAGCTGGAGCGGGAGATAAATGGGAGAGCCCGCGGGATGATCGAGGTATCTGGTCTGAGGTTCTCGAGTAGGGACGAGGTCAGGGCGTTGAAGGAGAGCTCTCCAAGAGTTAGGAAGCTCTATAGAGCCCTGGTGGAGGTAGAGGGTGAGGTGAGCGAGGAGGATCTCAGGAGGATCAAGGAGGGGCTCGAGGGAACTACCGTAAGGCAGAGGACCCCCACTCGGGTGCTGTGGAGGAGATCGGATACCATTAGGTTAAAAAAAGTATATGAAATAAACTTCAATAGAATAAATGATAAAAAATTCGAACTATATATACTCTGTGATGGAGGACTTTATATCAAGGAGCTCATCAGCGGGGATCTCGGGAGGACCAGCCCCAGCGTTACCGAGTTACTGGGGAAAAAATCTTTTTGTAGTGAACTCGATGTACTCGAGGTAATGGTCTCGGTAAACGAAAGGTGA
- a CDS encoding phenylalanine--tRNA ligase subunit alpha, producing the protein MGVALSRGEMELLKELSSAGGRARVEELSMDRSRVMALAELLKEKGIVELIERRRRVLKLTERGLKHLKEGLPEEKMIRALKERGGRAKVGELLGPIGEAELNVAIGESRRKGLIEVRSLGGDVLITLLAEKVPERELLNEIVQRKVEELEVDQEILKNLRRRGLVEVEELTEIELSLTPLGSDAAHGRVQVIEEVGKLARDMIVTGEWRKKKLKAYDVRAKPPLTYPGKPHPYVQFLDEVREILVGMGFVEVKSPIVESEFWNFDVLFQAQDHPAREVHDSYKVSYPRTLADLSRHEELVMRVARTHEDGWITGSKGWGYKWSFDIARRLILRSQTTAASARSLAGGLEVPSKIFAIDKVFRPEAPDRTHAVEFHQCEGVVLAEGMNVRHLMGFLAEFSKNLGFNEVKFKPAYFPFTEPSVEAYVKHGELGWIEIAGSGLFRPEMLIPLGYDYPKVQALAWGIGIGRLAMMRLGLEDIRELHSQSLEYLRNAPLVW; encoded by the coding sequence ATGGGGGTCGCGCTCTCGAGGGGAGAGATGGAGCTGCTCAAGGAACTCAGCTCGGCAGGAGGGAGAGCGAGAGTAGAGGAACTGAGCATGGATAGGAGTAGGGTAATGGCGTTAGCCGAGTTGCTTAAGGAGAAGGGGATTGTGGAGTTAATCGAGAGAAGGAGGAGGGTCTTGAAGCTTACGGAGAGGGGTTTGAAGCACTTGAAAGAGGGTCTACCGGAGGAGAAAATGATCAGGGCTCTGAAGGAGAGGGGAGGAAGGGCTAAGGTTGGCGAACTGCTGGGTCCCATCGGCGAGGCCGAATTAAACGTGGCTATAGGTGAAAGCAGGAGGAAAGGTTTAATCGAGGTTAGAAGCCTGGGAGGAGATGTTCTCATAACTTTGTTAGCGGAGAAGGTTCCTGAGAGGGAGTTACTCAATGAGATAGTTCAGAGGAAAGTGGAGGAGTTGGAAGTAGATCAGGAGATCCTCAAGAACCTGAGGAGGAGGGGGCTCGTGGAGGTAGAGGAGCTAACCGAAATAGAGCTCTCCCTAACCCCACTCGGATCGGACGCAGCGCACGGTAGGGTGCAGGTGATCGAGGAGGTAGGTAAGCTGGCGAGGGACATGATAGTAACGGGTGAGTGGAGGAAGAAGAAGCTTAAGGCGTATGATGTGAGAGCCAAGCCTCCTCTCACTTATCCAGGGAAACCCCATCCCTACGTCCAATTCCTGGATGAAGTCAGGGAGATACTCGTAGGAATGGGATTCGTTGAGGTGAAGAGCCCGATTGTTGAGAGCGAGTTCTGGAACTTCGATGTGCTCTTCCAAGCTCAAGATCATCCAGCCAGGGAGGTACACGATTCCTACAAGGTCTCATACCCTAGGACACTAGCTGATCTATCGAGGCACGAGGAACTAGTTATGAGGGTGGCCAGGACCCACGAGGACGGGTGGATCACGGGCTCCAAGGGATGGGGGTATAAGTGGAGTTTTGATATAGCTAGAAGGTTGATTCTCCGGTCTCAGACAACAGCAGCATCAGCTAGGTCTCTAGCTGGTGGGTTAGAGGTACCTAGCAAGATATTCGCGATAGATAAGGTGTTCAGGCCGGAGGCACCCGACAGAACGCATGCCGTAGAGTTCCACCAATGTGAGGGAGTTGTGCTCGCTGAGGGTATGAATGTTAGGCACTTAATGGGGTTCCTAGCCGAATTCTCCAAGAACCTAGGGTTCAATGAGGTCAAGTTCAAACCCGCTTACTTCCCATTCACTGAGCCGAGTGTGGAGGCTTACGTTAAACACGGAGAACTCGGTTGGATAGAGATAGCTGGTTCCGGGCTCTTCAGACCCGAGATGCTCATCCCCCTGGGTTACGACTACCCCAAGGTCCAGGCCCTCGCTTGGGGGATAGGAATCGGGAGGTTGGCTATGATGAGGCTCGGTTTAGAGGACATAAGGGAGCTTCACTCCCAGAGCTTAGAGTACCTGAGGAACGCTCCTCTCGTGTGGTGA
- a CDS encoding 50S ribosomal protein L21e → MGRRSFGFLYRSRNFLSKTPREKGRPSPAKFLREFEVGDKVVIDVEPSVRRGMPHRRYQGKVGVVTGRRGDAYLVDIKLGGKTKHLIVLPVHLKKHSG, encoded by the coding sequence ATGGGTAGGAGGTCCTTCGGATTCCTCTATAGATCTAGGAACTTTCTCTCGAAGACACCGCGTGAGAAGGGTAGACCATCTCCCGCTAAGTTCCTCAGGGAGTTCGAAGTGGGTGATAAAGTAGTGATAGATGTGGAGCCCTCCGTGAGGAGAGGTATGCCTCACAGGAGGTATCAGGGTAAGGTAGGGGTAGTGACGGGTAGGAGGGGTGATGCCTACTTAGTCGACATCAAGCTCGGGGGTAAGACGAAGCACTTAATAGTCCTCCCGGTCCATCTGAAGAAACACTCGGGATGA
- a CDS encoding DUF655 domain-containing protein yields MWRFAQGKRRPHDSWAYVLYVDDARRRVDVVGDRYFILMEFALRPNVNLNVLDKIYVGKGPRKEVSKFIRYLSYEELPPTAKMILESVVSRIVREGEQFFVNLFNESIPMTTRLHQLELLPGIGKKTLLKVLEERSRRPFSSFSDVAERAGIKDPAELITRRVLEEFMGKDKYYILVAPKEVLEVEEEMY; encoded by the coding sequence ATGTGGAGGTTCGCGCAGGGTAAGAGGAGACCTCACGACAGCTGGGCCTACGTCCTCTACGTCGATGACGCTAGGAGGAGGGTTGATGTCGTAGGGGACAGGTACTTCATACTGATGGAGTTCGCTTTAAGGCCTAACGTCAACCTGAACGTCTTAGATAAGATATACGTCGGTAAGGGTCCCAGGAAGGAGGTGAGCAAGTTCATCAGGTACTTGAGCTACGAGGAGCTTCCTCCAACTGCCAAGATGATCCTCGAATCGGTGGTATCTAGGATAGTTAGGGAAGGGGAACAGTTCTTCGTTAACTTATTCAATGAGAGCATCCCTATGACTACAAGGCTTCATCAACTAGAACTCCTGCCCGGTATAGGTAAGAAGACACTTCTCAAGGTGCTCGAGGAGAGATCGAGGAGACCTTTCTCGAGTTTCTCCGATGTGGCTGAGAGGGCGGGCATAAAGGATCCGGCTGAACTCATCACGAGGAGGGTCCTGGAGGAGTTCATGGGGAAGGACAAGTACTACATACTCGTGGCTCCTAAGGAGGTTTTGGAGGTAGAGGAGGAGATGTACTGA
- a CDS encoding NUDIX domain-containing protein, translated as MSPADLVVDVRGAVIRRERILLIREKGGERVWSLPGGEADPGRAYSDFLREKILIETGVHVDVIRAIHVSDEVGSHPRTLRITYLCAPLSGKLTPGGTVKEVRWVEVSRATRLPLSDHARRVIGSLTERFTLVIRNRDIRRILIGVPRGHMHKRVILELTNGLIVLHEATVENLVRAFVEIEMHPCKRAIMLEGRVIEVRKEGYSSYQLLEADVDDSDVERIMSEMLGVKASGSDQDLKEDPRT; from the coding sequence ATGTCACCGGCTGACCTTGTGGTGGACGTGAGAGGCGCTGTGATCAGGAGAGAGAGGATCCTACTGATCAGGGAGAAAGGAGGGGAGAGAGTCTGGTCCCTCCCTGGAGGGGAGGCTGATCCCGGGAGGGCTTACTCGGACTTCCTGAGGGAGAAGATCCTGATTGAGACGGGAGTCCATGTAGATGTGATCAGGGCCATTCACGTAAGCGATGAGGTGGGGTCCCATCCGCGCACGCTCCGCATAACTTACCTCTGCGCCCCCTTATCCGGGAAGCTGACACCCGGAGGTACCGTTAAGGAGGTGAGGTGGGTTGAAGTCAGCAGGGCAACGAGACTCCCCCTCTCGGATCATGCAAGGAGAGTCATCGGTAGCCTAACGGAGAGGTTCACCCTCGTGATTAGGAACAGAGATATCAGGAGGATCCTGATAGGGGTTCCTAGGGGGCACATGCATAAGAGGGTGATCCTAGAGCTTACTAATGGGTTAATAGTGCTGCACGAAGCGACCGTCGAGAATTTAGTGAGGGCCTTCGTGGAGATCGAGATGCACCCATGTAAGAGGGCGATAATGCTGGAGGGAAGGGTTATTGAAGTGAGGAAGGAGGGTTACTCAAGCTATCAGCTCTTAGAGGCGGACGTAGATGACTCCGATGTCGAAAGGATCATGAGCGAGATGTTGGGTGTGAAGGCAAGTGGGAGCGATCAAGATTTAAAGGAGGACCCTCGAACGTAG